One genomic segment of Salinigranum rubrum includes these proteins:
- a CDS encoding (Fe-S)-binding protein has translation MLLQAVTRETFWTIGPVGEAVFYFLAAVAVLVFSYGVYERFARYTKGTADPFERLDDLSGRVRRAARMLVSNEAQFDRDLYAGVMHAFIVWGFLTLLIGTTILAIDIDIYRRLAGESFFVGDFYLSYSLVMDALGLLFVVGVGMALYRRYEVREERLWGKHTGFEDDAFVWTLFVLGVGGYVTEALRIVGTGFPPFETVSFVGYFVATLFSAGGMSAGAAETLYTWAWWSHALLALAFVAAIPYAKPFHMLSSLANVVTRDEKAGLRLPRVPEHLAPDEIGYTEIGDLSWRQLLDMDACTKCGRCSSACPAKASGRNLDPRDVILDLKAYRESVDAGGEEVDIIADGGTSVIDSESMRSCMACMACMDACPVDIEHLTHFTEMNRRLTETGQQPEQVQEAMMNVFQNGNAFGDPARKRPDWVEELDFEVPDARDESVEFLWYVGDYPSYDERNQRVARALARVFHEAGVSYGILYEDEANDGNDVRRVGEEGLYEMLVEDNASAMADCDFEKIVCTDPHSYNTFEHEYPEMAAELDVEFDYPVFHYTQVLQTLVEAGRLDLGSIERTVTYHDPCHLGRYNGVFETPRDVVRATGADLVEMPRNRKDSFCCGGGGGGLWLDQEEDVKPSEERLREATEDTVRRPEQFVVACPMCATMYEDGRKTGGFEEELEIVDVSELVVEALDARTGASSGETTPAAAD, from the coding sequence ATGCTACTCCAGGCGGTGACCCGTGAGACGTTCTGGACTATCGGCCCGGTCGGCGAGGCCGTCTTCTACTTCCTCGCGGCCGTCGCGGTGCTCGTCTTCTCGTACGGCGTGTACGAGCGGTTCGCCCGGTACACGAAAGGGACGGCCGACCCGTTCGAGCGACTCGACGACCTCTCCGGTCGAGTACGGCGCGCGGCGCGGATGCTCGTCTCGAACGAGGCGCAGTTCGACCGCGACCTGTACGCCGGCGTCATGCACGCGTTCATCGTCTGGGGCTTTCTCACGCTCCTCATCGGCACGACCATCCTCGCCATCGACATCGACATCTACCGTCGTCTGGCGGGAGAGTCGTTCTTCGTCGGCGACTTCTACCTCTCCTACTCGCTGGTGATGGACGCGCTGGGACTGCTGTTCGTCGTCGGCGTCGGCATGGCGCTGTATCGGCGGTACGAGGTGAGAGAAGAGCGACTCTGGGGGAAACACACCGGCTTCGAGGACGACGCGTTCGTCTGGACGCTCTTCGTACTCGGCGTCGGCGGCTACGTCACCGAAGCCCTGCGCATCGTCGGCACCGGTTTTCCGCCGTTCGAGACCGTCTCGTTCGTCGGCTACTTCGTCGCCACCCTCTTTTCGGCCGGCGGGATGTCCGCCGGAGCAGCGGAGACGCTCTACACCTGGGCGTGGTGGTCACACGCGCTCTTGGCGCTCGCGTTCGTCGCCGCCATCCCCTACGCGAAGCCGTTCCACATGCTTTCGTCCCTGGCCAACGTCGTCACCCGCGACGAGAAGGCGGGACTGCGCCTCCCGCGGGTGCCGGAACACCTCGCGCCCGACGAGATCGGGTACACCGAGATAGGGGACCTCTCGTGGCGACAACTGCTCGACATGGACGCCTGCACCAAGTGCGGGCGGTGTTCCTCGGCGTGCCCCGCGAAGGCGTCGGGGCGGAACCTCGACCCGCGCGACGTCATCCTCGACCTGAAAGCGTACCGTGAGTCGGTCGACGCCGGCGGCGAGGAGGTCGACATCATCGCCGACGGCGGCACCTCGGTCATCGACTCCGAGTCGATGCGGTCGTGTATGGCCTGTATGGCCTGCATGGACGCCTGCCCCGTCGACATCGAACACCTGACGCACTTCACGGAGATGAACCGCCGCCTCACCGAGACGGGCCAACAGCCCGAGCAGGTCCAGGAGGCGATGATGAACGTCTTCCAGAACGGCAACGCGTTCGGCGACCCCGCGCGGAAACGCCCCGACTGGGTGGAAGAGTTGGACTTCGAGGTGCCCGACGCGCGCGACGAGTCGGTGGAGTTCCTCTGGTACGTCGGCGACTACCCGTCGTACGACGAGCGCAACCAGCGCGTCGCGCGGGCGCTCGCGCGCGTCTTCCACGAGGCCGGCGTCTCCTACGGCATCCTCTACGAGGACGAGGCGAACGACGGCAACGACGTCCGGCGGGTCGGCGAGGAAGGGCTGTACGAGATGCTCGTCGAGGACAACGCGAGCGCGATGGCCGACTGCGACTTCGAGAAGATCGTCTGCACCGACCCCCACTCGTACAACACGTTCGAGCACGAGTACCCCGAGATGGCCGCGGAACTCGACGTCGAGTTCGACTACCCCGTCTTCCACTACACGCAGGTGTTGCAGACCCTCGTCGAAGCGGGTCGGCTGGACCTCGGGTCGATAGAGAGGACGGTCACCTACCACGACCCCTGTCACCTCGGGCGGTACAACGGCGTCTTCGAGACGCCGCGCGACGTCGTGCGCGCGACGGGCGCGGACCTCGTCGAGATGCCGCGCAACAGGAAGGATTCGTTCTGCTGTGGGGGCGGCGGCGGCGGCCTGTGGCTCGACCAGGAGGAGGACGTGAAACCGAGCGAGGAGCGACTGAGAGAGGCGACCGAGGACACGGTTCGAAGGCCCGAGCAGTTCGTCGTCGCCTGTCCGATGTGTGCGACGATGTACGAGGACGGCCGGAAGACGGGGGGCTTCGAGGAGGAGTTGGAGATCGTCGACGTGAGCGAACTCGTCGTCGAGGCGCTCGACGCGCGAACGGGAGCGAGTTCGGGGGAGACGACGCCCGCGGCCGCGGACTGA
- a CDS encoding energy-coupling factor transporter transmembrane component T family protein, giving the protein MSLSYVAGDSLAHRLDPRTKLALQAGFAVAAVAHTTPTGLLVLTAVTLVFLRLASTPVVASLRSYRAFLPFLVAAPVVEALTLGAPWLVVGDAVRPALASCRVLLLLLVSTAYIRTTPVRASRAAIQHLLPGRVGVLLGAGVGLVLRFLPLMRHDLATIRSAMAARLGDQRSLYDRIRLVGVTGLGRVFLRADRLSLALRARCFAWNPTLPPLSFARRDYPVLALSILLALTALV; this is encoded by the coding sequence ATGAGCCTCTCGTACGTCGCGGGCGACTCGCTCGCACACCGACTCGACCCTCGGACGAAGCTCGCGCTCCAGGCGGGCTTCGCCGTGGCCGCGGTCGCTCACACCACGCCGACGGGTCTGCTCGTCCTCACGGCCGTGACGCTCGTCTTTCTCAGGCTCGCGTCCACACCCGTCGTCGCGAGCCTCCGCTCGTACCGCGCGTTCCTCCCCTTCCTGGTCGCGGCCCCGGTCGTGGAGGCGCTGACGCTCGGCGCGCCGTGGCTGGTGGTAGGAGACGCCGTGCGGCCGGCGCTGGCCTCCTGTCGCGTCCTCTTGCTCCTCCTGGTGTCGACGGCGTACATCCGCACGACGCCGGTCCGAGCGTCCCGCGCGGCCATCCAGCATCTCCTGCCCGGTCGCGTGGGAGTCCTCCTCGGTGCCGGCGTCGGCCTCGTGCTCCGCTTCCTCCCGCTGATGCGTCACGACCTGGCGACCATCCGGAGCGCGATGGCCGCCCGCCTCGGCGACCAACGCTCCCTCTACGACCGGATCCGACTCGTCGGCGTGACCGGCCTCGGGCGGGTGTTCCTGCGGGCGGACCGCCTCTCACTGGCGCTCCGCGCGCGCTGTTTCGCGTGGAACCCGACGCTCCCGCCGCTCTCGTTCGCGCGGCGCGATTACCCCGTGCTGGCGCTCTCGATACTGCTGGCGCTGACCGCGCTGGTGTAG
- a CDS encoding VOC family protein, protein MDPRISLVTLGVADVDRSVDFYRELGFPVERWGDAAFFELDGAWLSVYPREALAADAGVDAGGVRGEFDGVTLAHNVGSSEEVDRVLEELVAAGGTMTRPARETDWGGYSGYVADPDGHLWEVAWNPHADLTDV, encoded by the coding sequence ATGGACCCCCGCATCAGCCTCGTCACCCTCGGCGTCGCCGACGTCGACCGCTCCGTCGACTTCTACCGCGAACTCGGGTTCCCGGTCGAGCGGTGGGGAGACGCCGCGTTTTTCGAACTCGACGGCGCCTGGCTCTCCGTGTACCCCCGGGAGGCGCTCGCCGCGGACGCCGGCGTCGACGCCGGGGGCGTGAGGGGAGAGTTCGACGGCGTCACCCTCGCGCACAACGTCGGTTCTTCCGAGGAAGTCGACAGGGTGCTAGAGGAACTCGTCGCCGCCGGCGGGACGATGACCCGGCCCGCGCGGGAGACCGACTGGGGCGGCTACTCGGGGTACGTCGCCGACCCCGACGGTCACCTGTGGGAGGTCGCGTGGAACCCCCACGCGGACCTCACAGACGTGTGA